In Balaenoptera musculus isolate JJ_BM4_2016_0621 chromosome 16, mBalMus1.pri.v3, whole genome shotgun sequence, the DNA window TTAGGTATCTGAGGCATGTAGGCTAAATATCCCTAGTCATTTCCAAATAGATGGAGCCTCTAAATAGATTTGTTCAAAATGCTCCAAAGATGCTTATATCTAAAACAACCACCTGGGATCTAATTTCTGCTGGATTACTCACCTGGGTAATAATGGCTTGCAAATTCTTCCTCTAATATCCATGGTGCTTCTTGCTCTAACTTGAAGATCTCCTCTGGTTTGGTAATGCAATGCCCTGATAGTGGAAAGTGATACAGGACATAGAGAACACTGCCTGGCTTCAGGAACTCAGAAGAAAAACCAAGGTCCAGCTTCAGGAATTGCACAATGAAGGGGCCCACTGGAATCTTTCAATGGGGAGGTGAAAACACAACCAATATTCCTGGTGTCCAAACCTAAATATCATTAAACTCTACAAAAGATCCATATGCTTTGGTAACAGAGAAAGGACAGGTCTGATGTTGTTACTTAGAGAAGCTCTGCTTACCCAGTGAGATGAGGATTCtgtagttctccagcatcacataCCTGCACAAGGTCCTCTGATCAGGGTCCAGCTGACCCCACTCCTCCTGAGTGAAGCTCACAGTCACATCCTCAAATGAAATTGATCCCTGTAACAGCATATGTCTGATCAATCTGAAATATTCACCACTGTATGATAGAGAAAAGATATTTAGGAACTAATTCTTCACCATGTTCACTGTTGAGTTTATTAGAAAAAGTTTATATGTTTACCATATTCCCTGTTTTGTGTTATATGTGGTGGGATAAAGAGAAACATAGTGAAAATACCCAATTAATCTATTAATTCATGCATAATGttgtcagagaggaagaaattttcctccgcccttctaggttcttctggctgctctaagaattaaattgacaagagagttttacctcttcatttccaatttggataccacagagatacaaaaaaaatcGTTAAGAGAGGACTATGACACAGTTATATGTCAAcgaattggacaacctagaagaaatggacaaatttctagaaacac includes these proteins:
- the LOC118882966 gene encoding KRAB domain-containing protein ZNF747-like, which translates into the protein MMVKGLDQVSGKIAVHTAFSVLSQKEQKKNKPPGSISFEDVTVSFTQEEWGQLDPDQRTLCRALHYQTRGDLQVRARSTMDIRGRICKPLLPR